In Propionicimonas paludicola, a single window of DNA contains:
- a CDS encoding PhzF family phenazine biosynthesis protein, producing the protein MQRRFTQVDVFGPEADGFGNPLGVVVDADGLSEAEMAGFAAWTNLSETVFLLPPTTPEADYRVRIFTIDNELPFAGHPTLGSGFAWLAAGGVPRRPGELVQECGVGLVPLLIEDDQVAFAAPPRRRTGPLSDELVARIEAVIGVPSSEWVAHEWGDNGPPWMMVELADAQAVRTVRFDHSRLGPLEHLGLVGRETGRFAYEVRGQVGAWEDPVTGSLNASVAQWLRARGAVPSEYTATQGSQLGRRGEIFVHDDGTDIWIGGRVRPIITGTVDL; encoded by the coding sequence ATGCAGCGGCGGTTCACCCAGGTCGACGTCTTCGGGCCGGAGGCGGACGGCTTCGGCAACCCGCTGGGCGTCGTGGTGGACGCCGACGGGCTGAGTGAGGCCGAGATGGCCGGCTTCGCGGCCTGGACGAACCTGTCCGAGACCGTCTTCCTGCTGCCGCCGACCACCCCGGAGGCCGACTACCGGGTGCGGATCTTCACCATCGACAACGAGTTGCCCTTCGCCGGGCACCCGACCCTGGGCAGCGGCTTCGCCTGGCTGGCCGCCGGCGGCGTCCCGCGGCGTCCCGGCGAGCTGGTTCAGGAGTGTGGAGTCGGCCTGGTGCCGTTGCTGATCGAGGACGACCAGGTGGCCTTCGCCGCCCCGCCGCGGCGACGCACCGGACCACTGTCCGACGAACTGGTCGCCCGAATCGAGGCCGTGATCGGAGTCCCGAGCAGCGAATGGGTGGCCCACGAGTGGGGCGACAACGGCCCGCCGTGGATGATGGTCGAACTGGCCGACGCCCAGGCCGTCCGCACCGTCCGCTTCGATCACAGCAGGCTCGGCCCGCTGGAGCATTTGGGCCTGGTCGGACGGGAGACCGGACGCTTCGCGTACGAGGTGCGCGGCCAGGTCGGCGCCTGGGAGGATCCGGTCACCGGCAGCCTGAACGCCTCGGTCGCCCAGTGGCTGCGCGCCCGCGGCGCCGTGCCGTCCGAGTACACGGCCACCCAGGGCTCGCAGCTGGGCCGGCGCGGCGAGATCTTCGTCCACGACGATGGCACCGACATCTGGATCGGTGGACGAGTCCGCCCGATCATCACCGGCACCGTCGACCTCTAG
- a CDS encoding ATP-dependent 6-phosphofructokinase yields the protein MAEATKRIGILTAGGDSPGLNAAIRGFGKAAISNGWELVGFRDGIRGLVENRFVQLDSSALSGILTVGGTILGTSRDKVHKMVVDGEVRDMRPQVLENLAVDGLDALVMLGGGGTAKNALRLVEAGANVIHLPKTIDNDIARTDTTFGFATAMEIATEAIDRLHSTAHSHHRIILTEIMGHRAGWLALGAGIAGGADIVLLPEIPYSVESVAETIKARLKHGSTFSVVAVAEGARDLHDTADLEAARLLVKSASTPEAARAAKAHLANVEDSQREHTFKLARELEAATGLESRVSILGYVQRGGTPCAADRLLGSRIGTAAAHAVSKGNFGVMVAARGEDTELVPLPEVAGHLKLVPPDHEWILTARKLRTGLGD from the coding sequence ATGGCTGAAGCGACCAAAAGGATCGGAATTCTGACCGCCGGTGGGGATAGCCCGGGGCTGAATGCGGCAATCCGGGGCTTCGGCAAGGCGGCGATCAGCAACGGCTGGGAGCTGGTCGGCTTCCGCGACGGCATCCGAGGGCTGGTCGAGAACCGGTTCGTCCAGCTGGACTCCAGCGCCCTGTCCGGCATCCTCACCGTCGGCGGGACGATCCTGGGCACCAGCCGGGACAAGGTCCACAAGATGGTGGTGGACGGCGAGGTGCGCGACATGCGTCCGCAGGTGCTGGAGAACCTGGCCGTTGACGGCCTGGACGCTCTGGTGATGCTCGGCGGTGGCGGCACGGCCAAGAACGCGCTGCGCCTGGTCGAGGCCGGAGCCAACGTGATTCACCTGCCCAAGACCATCGACAACGACATCGCTCGTACCGACACCACCTTCGGTTTCGCCACGGCCATGGAGATCGCCACCGAGGCCATCGACCGGCTGCACTCGACCGCGCACAGCCACCACCGGATCATCCTCACCGAGATCATGGGCCATCGGGCCGGCTGGCTGGCCCTGGGCGCCGGGATCGCCGGCGGTGCCGACATCGTGTTGCTGCCCGAGATCCCGTACTCGGTGGAGAGCGTTGCCGAGACGATCAAGGCTCGACTGAAGCATGGCTCGACCTTCTCGGTGGTGGCCGTCGCCGAAGGCGCCCGGGATCTGCACGACACCGCCGATCTGGAAGCCGCCCGGCTGTTGGTGAAGTCGGCCAGCACGCCGGAGGCGGCCCGGGCCGCCAAGGCGCACCTGGCCAACGTCGAGGACTCCCAGCGCGAGCACACCTTCAAGCTGGCCCGCGAGCTCGAGGCCGCGACCGGGCTGGAGTCGCGGGTGTCGATCCTGGGCTACGTCCAGCGCGGCGGGACGCCGTGCGCGGCCGATCGGCTGCTCGGCTCCCGGATCGGGACGGCCGCGGCTCATGCGGTCAGCAAGGGCAACTTCGGAGTGATGGTGGCAGCCCGCGGCGAGGACACCGAACTGGTGCCGCTGCCCGAGGTGGCCGGCCACCTCAAGCTCGTCCCGCCCGACCACGAATGGATCCTGACCGCCCGCAAGTTGCGGACGGGGTTGGGCGACTGA
- a CDS encoding YgjV family protein: MGLTWVDLIGYLASALVVASLAMTSVVRLRIVSLVGSVVFVGYGVALGSIPVIITNTAVAAINIWFLRKEFSANRDLGAVPIATDAPFLQDFLRSHAADIAHFHPEFTGPDADDLVLLLTRNGLPAGVFVASRDGDTLRLKLDYVMSAYRDSRIGTWLYRRGTKAFTDAGARQILAASPSPDVRSYLLRVGFRASGDDLALALG, encoded by the coding sequence ATGGGCCTCACATGGGTGGATCTGATCGGGTATCTGGCGTCGGCGCTGGTGGTCGCCTCACTGGCGATGACCTCGGTAGTCCGGCTGCGGATCGTTTCGCTGGTCGGTTCGGTGGTCTTCGTCGGGTACGGGGTCGCGCTCGGCTCGATCCCGGTGATCATCACCAACACCGCCGTCGCGGCCATCAACATCTGGTTCCTGCGCAAGGAGTTCAGCGCCAACCGTGATCTGGGCGCGGTGCCGATCGCGACCGACGCTCCCTTCCTGCAGGACTTCCTGCGCTCGCACGCCGCCGACATCGCGCACTTCCATCCCGAGTTCACCGGACCCGACGCGGACGATCTGGTGCTGCTGCTGACCCGAAACGGGCTGCCGGCCGGCGTCTTCGTGGCCAGCCGGGACGGCGACACCCTGCGGCTCAAGCTCGACTACGTGATGAGCGCCTACCGCGACTCCCGGATCGGCACCTGGCTGTACCGGCGCGGCACGAAGGCGTTCACCGACGCCGGTGCCCGCCAGATCCTTGCGGCGAGCCCGTCACCGGACGTCCGCAGCTACCTGCTCCGGGTCGGCTTCCGCGCGTCCGGGGACGACCTGGCCCTCGCCCTGGGCTGA
- a CDS encoding M3 family metallopeptidase — MPLDAANPFASPSVLPFGLPDFTAIADTDYQPAIEAGMAEQLAELDAIATNPEPADLANVIEAWERSGELFTRAANAFYTKQPADTNDVLDAAEAAIATAWAAHHDAIYLNRALYDRVAALDERVRAGEVTLDEQSAYWLTRKLADFVRAGVNLPDEPRAQLQQLNARIAELQSAFGRESLAGMNEAAVLVTDPAELDGLSPAEVAAAAELAAGRGLEGWLIEVENTTGQRCLDVLTNRGLRERVHRAAIGRGLSGAHDTRAIVAELARLRAQRAALLGFASHADYAASDGCAGSAAAVWELFTKLAPAAVGNAKAEAAELAELWAEIAPGESFEAWDWQFVSEQLRTKRFALDSGRLRPYLELERVLHEGVFAAANGLFGITFTERTDLRGYNDEVRVFEVDEADGTPIGLFLADFYTRGGKQGGAWMNNVRDQNHLLRQLPIVTNNSNLVKPPAGEPTLMTWDDVITLFHEFGHALHGLLSDTQYRSQSGTETPRDFVEYPSQVNEMWALEPSLLRAYAVHYATGEPLPAAWVETLIGSNRYGQGYKTTEYLGAALLDQVWHSTPLAELPSGPDEVEAFEQAALAKVGLDYPLVPPRYRSTYFRHSFEGGYDAGYYAYLWSEVMDADTVAFITANGGLTRENGERYRRRLLARGGSIDSMQAFRDYRGTDPDLAHLLERRGLA, encoded by the coding sequence ATGCCTTTGGATGCAGCCAACCCCTTCGCCAGCCCGTCCGTCCTGCCGTTTGGTCTGCCCGACTTCACGGCCATCGCCGACACCGACTATCAGCCGGCGATCGAGGCCGGAATGGCCGAGCAGCTGGCTGAGCTGGACGCCATCGCCACCAACCCCGAGCCGGCCGATCTGGCCAATGTGATCGAGGCGTGGGAGCGCAGCGGCGAGCTGTTCACTCGGGCGGCCAACGCCTTCTACACAAAGCAGCCGGCCGACACCAACGACGTGCTGGACGCCGCCGAAGCCGCGATCGCCACCGCTTGGGCCGCCCACCACGACGCCATCTACCTGAACCGTGCGCTGTACGACCGGGTGGCCGCGCTGGACGAGCGGGTCCGCGCCGGCGAAGTCACTCTGGACGAGCAGTCGGCCTACTGGCTGACCCGCAAGCTGGCCGATTTCGTCCGGGCCGGGGTGAACCTGCCCGACGAGCCCAGGGCCCAGTTGCAGCAGCTGAACGCCCGGATCGCCGAGCTTCAGTCGGCCTTCGGCCGGGAGAGTCTGGCCGGCATGAATGAGGCTGCCGTCCTGGTCACCGACCCCGCCGAGTTGGACGGGCTGAGCCCGGCCGAGGTGGCTGCCGCCGCCGAGCTGGCCGCCGGACGCGGCCTGGAGGGCTGGCTGATCGAGGTCGAGAACACCACCGGCCAGCGCTGCCTGGACGTGCTCACCAACCGTGGGCTGCGCGAGCGCGTCCATCGCGCTGCGATCGGACGCGGCCTGTCCGGGGCCCACGACACCCGAGCCATCGTGGCCGAACTGGCCCGGCTCCGCGCCCAAAGGGCCGCGCTGCTCGGCTTCGCCAGCCACGCCGACTACGCCGCCTCTGACGGCTGCGCCGGCTCGGCCGCCGCGGTCTGGGAGCTGTTCACCAAGCTGGCCCCGGCCGCGGTCGGCAATGCCAAGGCCGAAGCTGCCGAGCTGGCTGAGCTGTGGGCCGAGATCGCCCCTGGGGAGAGCTTCGAGGCCTGGGACTGGCAGTTCGTGAGCGAGCAGCTGCGGACCAAGCGGTTCGCCCTGGATTCGGGCCGGCTGCGTCCCTACCTGGAGCTCGAGCGGGTGCTGCACGAGGGTGTGTTCGCCGCAGCCAACGGGTTGTTCGGGATCACCTTCACCGAGCGGACGGACCTGCGCGGCTACAACGACGAGGTCCGAGTCTTCGAGGTGGACGAGGCTGACGGCACCCCGATCGGGCTGTTCCTGGCCGACTTCTACACTCGCGGCGGTAAGCAGGGCGGGGCGTGGATGAACAACGTCCGCGACCAGAATCATCTGCTGCGCCAGCTGCCGATCGTCACCAACAACTCCAACCTGGTCAAGCCGCCGGCCGGCGAGCCGACACTGATGACCTGGGACGACGTGATCACGCTGTTCCACGAGTTCGGCCACGCCCTGCACGGGCTGCTCTCCGACACCCAGTACCGCTCGCAGTCGGGCACCGAAACCCCGCGTGACTTCGTCGAGTACCCGTCCCAGGTGAACGAGATGTGGGCGCTGGAGCCGTCCCTGCTGCGGGCCTACGCCGTGCATTACGCGACCGGGGAGCCGCTGCCGGCGGCCTGGGTGGAGACGCTGATCGGGTCGAATCGCTACGGGCAGGGCTACAAGACCACCGAGTACCTGGGCGCCGCGCTGCTGGATCAGGTCTGGCATTCCACGCCGCTGGCCGAGCTCCCGTCCGGGCCGGACGAGGTGGAGGCCTTCGAGCAGGCTGCGCTGGCCAAGGTCGGGCTGGACTACCCGCTGGTGCCGCCGCGCTACCGCTCGACGTACTTCCGGCACAGCTTCGAGGGGGGCTACGACGCCGGTTACTACGCCTACCTGTGGAGCGAGGTGATGGACGCGGACACGGTCGCGTTCATCACCGCCAATGGCGGTCTGACCAGGGAGAACGGCGAGCGCTACCGCCGTCGGCTGCTGGCTCGCGGCGGCTCGATCGACTCGATGCAGGCCTTCCGGGACTACCGGGGCACCGACCCGGATCTCGCACACCTGTTGGAACGCCGCGGCCTGGCCTGA